In Onychostoma macrolepis isolate SWU-2019 chromosome 14, ASM1243209v1, whole genome shotgun sequence, a single window of DNA contains:
- the atoh1b gene encoding protein atonal homolog 1b — protein sequence MTAKAKLLHWSDGKFRERPEEFTVTEHPRLTRSDPRAWMTSASPAYSPSGDHYAHTSVDAAMDKYMSGASSPLTAESDLGESKSHGGAKQNLTGPQKHRRVAANARERRRMHGLNRAFDKLRSVIPSLENEKKLSKYDTLQMAQIYITELSDLLEGVVQSECRGLRDGCGASGNHGNIGPRSSAQTLRTSIPYAMDAPSSNFVPEKNDVTSNASDGESSHFSDMEEGQTGGR from the coding sequence ATGACAGCAAAAGCCAAACTTTTGCACTGGTCAGATGGAAAATTTCGCGAACGACCAGAGGAGTTTACCGTCACAGAACATCCGAGGTTGACCCGCAGTGACCCACGGGCCTGGATGACCTCCGCGTCCCCCgcgtactcaccctcaggtgaCCACTACGCACACACGTCAGTGGATGCCGCCATGGACAAGTACATGTCTGGAGCCAGCAGTCCTTTGACAGCGGAATCTGATCTGGGAGAATCTAAATCACATGGTGGGGCCAAGCAAAATCTCACTGGACCTCAGAAACACAGACGTGTGGCCGCTAATGCCAGAGAAAGGCGGCGGATGCACGGACTGAACCGAGCATTTGACAAACTGAGGAGCGTCATTCCTTCTTTGGAGAACGAGAAAAAACTGTCTAAATATGACACCCTTCAGATGGCGCAGATTTACATCACAGAACTGTCCGACTTGTTGGAAGGTGTCGTGCAGTCGGAGTGCAGAGGTCTGCGGGACGGATGCGGCGCGTCTGGTAACCATGGTAACATTGGACCCAGGAGTTCAGCTCAGACTTTGAGGACCAGCATCCCTTACGCAATGGACGCACCTTCCTCTAATTTTGTTCCCGAGAAAAACGATGTCACGTCCAATGCGAGTGATGGCGAATCATCCCATTTCAGCGACATGGAAGAAGGACAGACTGGAGGACGCTGA
- the dok3 gene encoding docking protein 2 isoform X1: MDVISKEGPLFLQGVKFGKKIWRKSWLILFEPSPAGIGRMELYDMRDKGGLIGSATARPSGLRKMDKRVIRLTDCLSITPAPGESCPTDCSAFFLNTTSCTYTIAAPTQEDWITVLCQLAFQKTQRTEDSKKDKYMAAADNELYSTWGAGQFQVTVQSTDASQRCRMSGSYLLSSEKEAICLLDLKTGQAIYRWPYSFLRRFGQVKGGIMIEAGRRCHTGEGQFIFLSKQGAQIKKAIEEAIMHQSVQELLAQATALPQEFASKPPLPKCKPQDRPKVKNLPPISANQDRPRPALQCNHSKQIQKATEEALTHQSPQELLPPSTPLPKAIPPPSPLPKSKTQGRDKTKFNKLIQGNKNQEKPCPPTLKKPGQPIHKIIEGVLTHKNAQKASSTPPLPAPPLPPPLPKTKPQNRPNVKKLPPANTNQDRPCPTVPRRYISLPDPPPCVKSPVRSPDEVLYTVVFPQPKPRSKMNLPKVPMPPSLQPNTVSDVTVDKEKAWKTPEEPSEANNEEASYYTNWTAKTTAEQDQPNIEDLYSIVNFAAKRKNRQTEDSDDQEQPNTEQQTPVNTSSEIPVDFRETLSSILFKDVSKISPPFPPRSRGGSSDQLDRIDEQMTD, from the exons ATGGATGTAATCTCTAAAGAGGGTCCGCTCTTTTTGCAGGGGGTCAAGTTTGGGAAG AAGATATGGCGGAAATCCTGGCTGATTCTGTTCGAGCCCAGTCCTGCAGGTATAGGCCGTATGGAGCTGTATGACATGCGTGATAAAGGAGGGCTGATAGGGTCCGCCACTGCGAGGCCTTCAGGGCTCAGGAAGATGGACAAACGGGTTATCCGCCTGACAGACTGTCTGAGCATCACTCCAGCCCCTGGAGAAAGCTGTCCCACAGATTGCTCTGCCTTCTTTTTAAACACCACCTCATGCACCTACACCATCGCCGCTCCCACCCAGGAGGACTGGATAACTGTTCTGTGCCAGCTAGCATTTCAG AAGACCCAAAGAACCGAAGATTCAAAGAAAGATAAATACATGGCAGCGGCTGATAATGAACTCTACTCCACCTGGGGAGCAG GCCAGTTCCAGGTGACAGTGCAGAGCACAGATGCGTCTCAAAGGTGCAGGATGTCTGGGTCATACCTGCTGTCTTCTGAGAAAGAGGCTATTTGTCTGCTGGACCTTAAGACCGGACAGGCCATCTACCGTTGGCCCTACAGCTTCCTCAGGAGATTTGGCCAAGTCAAG ggggGAATTATGATTGAGGCAGGTCGTCGCTGTCACACTGGGGAGGGTCAGTTCATTTTCTTGTCAAAACAGGGGGCGCAAATAAAGAAGGCCATTGAGGAGGCCATCATGCACCAGAGTGTCCAAGAACTGCTGGCACAAGCCACCGCTCTTCCGCAAGAGTTCGCCTCCAAGCCCCCCTTGCCTAAATGCAAACCACAGGACAGGCCTAAGGTGAAAAATCTTCCTCCAATCAGTGCGAATCAAGATCGACCACGCCCAGCATTACAATGCAATCACAGCAAGCAAATACAAAAAGCCACTGAGGAGGCACTCACACACCAGAGTCCCCAAGAGCTGCTGCCACCATCTACACCCCTTCCAAAAGCCATTCCACCCCCATCACCTTTACCAAAATCCAAAACACAGGGCAGGGACAAAACTAAGTTCAATAAGCTAATTCAAGGCAACAAGAATCAGGAAAAACCTTGCCCACCTACACTGAAAAAACCTGGGCAGCCAATACACAAGATCATTGAAGGGGTTCTCACACACAAGAATGCCCAAAAGGCATCATCCACTCCTCCTCTACCAGCCCCTCCACTACCACCACCCTTGCCTAAAACCAAACCACAGAACAGGCCTAATGTTAAAAAGCTTCCTCCAGCCAACACAAATCAAGATAGACCCTGTCCAACAGTACCACGCAGATACATCTCCTTACCAGATCCACCACCCTGCGTCAAAAGCCCTGTACGTAGCCCGGATGAAGTTTTGTATACAGTGGTTTTTCCACAACCAAAACCAAGATCAAAAATGAATCTCCCAAAAGTTCCAATGCCTCCCAGTCTACAACCAAACACGGTTTCAGATGTAACCGTGGATAAAGAGAAGGCGTGGAAAACACCAGAAGAACCTTCCGAGGCCAACAATGAAGAAGCTTCCTACTACACTAACTGGACCGCGAAGACCACTGCTGAACAGGATCAACCGAATATCGAGGACCTATATAGCATAGTGAATTTTGCAGCTAAACGTAAGAACAGACAAACTGAGGACAGTGATGATCAAGAACAGCCTAACACTGAACAACAAACTCCTGTTAACACTTCCAGTGAAATCCCTGTCGACTTCAGAGAGACCCTTTCTAGCATTCTGTTTAAAGATGTGTCTAAAATTTCACCCCCATTTCCGCCCAGGTCACGTGGGGGAAGTAGTGATCAGTTAGATCGAATAGATGAGCAGATGACTGATTGA
- the dok3 gene encoding proteoglycan 4 isoform X2 — MLARIHTGSKTRSRPLQCNSARYTSALKYQGQFQVTVQSTDASQRCRMSGSYLLSSEKEAICLLDLKTGQAIYRWPYSFLRRFGQVKGGIMIEAGRRCHTGEGQFIFLSKQGAQIKKAIEEAIMHQSVQELLAQATALPQEFASKPPLPKCKPQDRPKVKNLPPISANQDRPRPALQCNHSKQIQKATEEALTHQSPQELLPPSTPLPKAIPPPSPLPKSKTQGRDKTKFNKLIQGNKNQEKPCPPTLKKPGQPIHKIIEGVLTHKNAQKASSTPPLPAPPLPPPLPKTKPQNRPNVKKLPPANTNQDRPCPTVPRRYISLPDPPPCVKSPVRSPDEVLYTVVFPQPKPRSKMNLPKVPMPPSLQPNTVSDVTVDKEKAWKTPEEPSEANNEEASYYTNWTAKTTAEQDQPNIEDLYSIVNFAAKRKNRQTEDSDDQEQPNTEQQTPVNTSSEIPVDFRETLSSILFKDVSKISPPFPPRSRGGSSDQLDRIDEQMTD, encoded by the exons atgttagcacgcatacacacaggttcgaagactcgttctcgccccctacagtgcaattcggctaggtatacatccgcgctaaaatatcaag GCCAGTTCCAGGTGACAGTGCAGAGCACAGATGCGTCTCAAAGGTGCAGGATGTCTGGGTCATACCTGCTGTCTTCTGAGAAAGAGGCTATTTGTCTGCTGGACCTTAAGACCGGACAGGCCATCTACCGTTGGCCCTACAGCTTCCTCAGGAGATTTGGCCAAGTCAAG ggggGAATTATGATTGAGGCAGGTCGTCGCTGTCACACTGGGGAGGGTCAGTTCATTTTCTTGTCAAAACAGGGGGCGCAAATAAAGAAGGCCATTGAGGAGGCCATCATGCACCAGAGTGTCCAAGAACTGCTGGCACAAGCCACCGCTCTTCCGCAAGAGTTCGCCTCCAAGCCCCCCTTGCCTAAATGCAAACCACAGGACAGGCCTAAGGTGAAAAATCTTCCTCCAATCAGTGCGAATCAAGATCGACCACGCCCAGCATTACAATGCAATCACAGCAAGCAAATACAAAAAGCCACTGAGGAGGCACTCACACACCAGAGTCCCCAAGAGCTGCTGCCACCATCTACACCCCTTCCAAAAGCCATTCCACCCCCATCACCTTTACCAAAATCCAAAACACAGGGCAGGGACAAAACTAAGTTCAATAAGCTAATTCAAGGCAACAAGAATCAGGAAAAACCTTGCCCACCTACACTGAAAAAACCTGGGCAGCCAATACACAAGATCATTGAAGGGGTTCTCACACACAAGAATGCCCAAAAGGCATCATCCACTCCTCCTCTACCAGCCCCTCCACTACCACCACCCTTGCCTAAAACCAAACCACAGAACAGGCCTAATGTTAAAAAGCTTCCTCCAGCCAACACAAATCAAGATAGACCCTGTCCAACAGTACCACGCAGATACATCTCCTTACCAGATCCACCACCCTGCGTCAAAAGCCCTGTACGTAGCCCGGATGAAGTTTTGTATACAGTGGTTTTTCCACAACCAAAACCAAGATCAAAAATGAATCTCCCAAAAGTTCCAATGCCTCCCAGTCTACAACCAAACACGGTTTCAGATGTAACCGTGGATAAAGAGAAGGCGTGGAAAACACCAGAAGAACCTTCCGAGGCCAACAATGAAGAAGCTTCCTACTACACTAACTGGACCGCGAAGACCACTGCTGAACAGGATCAACCGAATATCGAGGACCTATATAGCATAGTGAATTTTGCAGCTAAACGTAAGAACAGACAAACTGAGGACAGTGATGATCAAGAACAGCCTAACACTGAACAACAAACTCCTGTTAACACTTCCAGTGAAATCCCTGTCGACTTCAGAGAGACCCTTTCTAGCATTCTGTTTAAAGATGTGTCTAAAATTTCACCCCCATTTCCGCCCAGGTCACGTGGGGGAAGTAGTGATCAGTTAGATCGAATAGATGAGCAGATGACTGATTGA
- the LOC131553656 gene encoding probable ATP-dependent RNA helicase DDX41 isoform X1: protein METENRPKKRNYSEKSGSEGSEEDDYVPYVPVKIRKQQMLKKVMRFRGKGLTEEEQKDSGGEQKDEDEGLGPRSNVSLLDQHQHLKEKAEARKESAKEKQLKEEEKILESVAEGRALMSVKEMAKGITYEDPIKTSWNAPRYILGMPAARHERVRKKYHILVEGEGIPPPIKSFREMKLPQAILKGLKKKGIVHPTPIQIQGIPTILSGRDMIGIAFTGSGKTLVFTLPIIMFCLEQEKRLPFCKREGPYGLIICPSRELARQTHGIIEYYCKLLEDEGAPQLRCALCIGGMSVKEQMEVVKHGVHMMVATPGRLMDLLNKKMVSLDICRYLALDEADRMIDMGFEEDIRTIFSYFKGQRQTLLFSATMPKKIQNFAKSALVKPITINVGRAGAASLDVIQEVEYVKEEAKMVYLLECLQKTPPPVLIFAEKKADVDAIHEYLLLKGVEAVAIHGGKDQEERTKAIEAFKEEKKDVLVATDVASKGLDFPAIQHVVNYDMPEEIENYVHRIGRTGRSGKTGIATTFINKGCDESVLMDLKALLVEAKQKVPPVLQVLQTGDETMLDIGGERGCTFCGGLGHRITDCPKLEAMQTKQVTNIGRKDYLANSSMDF, encoded by the exons ATGGAAACGGAAAACCGACCCAAAAAG AGAAACTATTCAGAGAAGTCTGGATCAGAGGGCTCAGAGGAGGATGACTATGTGCCGTATGTTCCTGTTAAGATCAGAAAACAGCAGATG CTCAAGAAGGTGATGCGTTTTCGTGGGAAAGGGCTCACAGAGGAGGAACAGAAAGACAGTGGTGGAGAGCAGAAAGATGAGGATGAGGGTCTGGGTCCTCGATCCAATGTCAGTCTGCTGGACCAGCACCAACACCTCAAGGAGAAGGCTGAAG CTCGAAAGGAGTCTGCCAAGGAGAAACAGTTGAAAGAGGAAGAAAAGATTCTGGAGAGTGTGGCTGAAGGCAGAG CTCTAATGTCTGTGAAGGAAATGGCCAAAGGTATCACATATGAAGACCCAATAAAAACAAG CTGGAATGCGCCCCGTTACATTCTTGGCATGCCGGCAGCGCGGCACGAACGTGTACGGAAGAAGTACCATATTCTTGTTGAAGGTGAAGGCATTCCACCACCCATTAAAAGCTTCAGAGAGATGAAGCTTCCTCAGG CCATCCTGAAAGGACTGAAGAAAAAAGGAATCGTTCACCCGACACCCATTCAGATTCAGGGAATACCAACCAT tctCTCTGGCAGGGACATGATTGGCATTGCCTTCACCGGATCAGGGAAAACACTGGTTTTCACGTTGCCCATCATTATGTTTTGCCTGGAGCAGGAGAAACGGCTACCCTTCTGTAAGAGAGAGGGACCCTACGGCCTCATCATCTGTCCTTCT AGGGAGCTGGCGAGacagacacatggcatcattgAATACTACTGTAAACTCTTAGAGGATGAAGGGGCTCCTCAGTTGCGCTGTGCTCTGTGTATTGGGGGCATGTCTGTCAAAGAACAGATGGAGGTGGTAAAACA CGGGGTGCACATGATGGTGGCCACTCCAGGCAGACTGATGGACCTTCTGAACAAGAAGATGGTGAGTCTGGATATCTGCCGCTATCTGGCTCTGGACGAGGCTGATAGGATGATTGACATGGGTTTTGAGGAGGACATCAGGACCATCTTCTCTTATTTTAAG GGTCAGAGACAAACGCTGCTTTTCAGTGCCACTATGCCCAAGAAGATCCAGAATTTTGCCAAAAGTGCTTTAGTGAAACCCATCACCATTAATGTGGGCAGAGCTGGAGCTGCGAGCTTGGACGTCATCCAG GAAGTGGAATATGTCAAAGAGGAGGCCAAAATGGTTTATCTCTTGGAGTGTCTCCAGAAGACGCCACCGCCA GTATTAATATTTGCTGAGAAGAAAGCAGATGTAGATGCCATACACGAGTATCTTCTGCTGAAAGGTGTTGAGGCGGTGGCGATTCACGGAGGAAAAG ACCAGGAGGAGAGAACGAAAGCCATTGAGGCTTTCAAAGAGGAAAAGAAAGATGTTTTAGTGGCTACTGATGTTGCTTCGAAGGGTTTGGATTTTCCTGCTATCCAGCATGTTGTGAATTATGACATGCCAGAGGAGATTGAGAACTATG TCCACAGAATAGGCAGAACAGGTCGATCTGGAAAGACTGGAATTGCCACAACATTTATCAACAAAGGATGtg atgAGTCTGTACTAATGGATCTGAAAGCTTTGTTGGTTGAAGCCAAGCAGAAGGTTCCTCCTGTGCTGCAGGTTCTCCAAACAGGAGACGAGACGATGCTGGATATTGGAG GAGAGAGAGGCTGTACGTTTTGTGGTGGTTTGGGCCACAGGATCACAGACTGTCCCAAACTGGAGGCCATGCAGACGAAACAGGTCACCAACATCGGCCGCAAGGACTATCTGGCCAACAGCTCCATGGATTTTTAA
- the LOC131553656 gene encoding probable ATP-dependent RNA helicase DDX41 isoform X2 — protein MLKKVMRFRGKGLTEEEQKDSGGEQKDEDEGLGPRSNVSLLDQHQHLKEKAEARKESAKEKQLKEEEKILESVAEGRALMSVKEMAKGITYEDPIKTSWNAPRYILGMPAARHERVRKKYHILVEGEGIPPPIKSFREMKLPQAILKGLKKKGIVHPTPIQIQGIPTILSGRDMIGIAFTGSGKTLVFTLPIIMFCLEQEKRLPFCKREGPYGLIICPSRELARQTHGIIEYYCKLLEDEGAPQLRCALCIGGMSVKEQMEVVKHGVHMMVATPGRLMDLLNKKMVSLDICRYLALDEADRMIDMGFEEDIRTIFSYFKGQRQTLLFSATMPKKIQNFAKSALVKPITINVGRAGAASLDVIQEVEYVKEEAKMVYLLECLQKTPPPVLIFAEKKADVDAIHEYLLLKGVEAVAIHGGKDQEERTKAIEAFKEEKKDVLVATDVASKGLDFPAIQHVVNYDMPEEIENYVHRIGRTGRSGKTGIATTFINKGCDESVLMDLKALLVEAKQKVPPVLQVLQTGDETMLDIGGERGCTFCGGLGHRITDCPKLEAMQTKQVTNIGRKDYLANSSMDF, from the exons ATG CTCAAGAAGGTGATGCGTTTTCGTGGGAAAGGGCTCACAGAGGAGGAACAGAAAGACAGTGGTGGAGAGCAGAAAGATGAGGATGAGGGTCTGGGTCCTCGATCCAATGTCAGTCTGCTGGACCAGCACCAACACCTCAAGGAGAAGGCTGAAG CTCGAAAGGAGTCTGCCAAGGAGAAACAGTTGAAAGAGGAAGAAAAGATTCTGGAGAGTGTGGCTGAAGGCAGAG CTCTAATGTCTGTGAAGGAAATGGCCAAAGGTATCACATATGAAGACCCAATAAAAACAAG CTGGAATGCGCCCCGTTACATTCTTGGCATGCCGGCAGCGCGGCACGAACGTGTACGGAAGAAGTACCATATTCTTGTTGAAGGTGAAGGCATTCCACCACCCATTAAAAGCTTCAGAGAGATGAAGCTTCCTCAGG CCATCCTGAAAGGACTGAAGAAAAAAGGAATCGTTCACCCGACACCCATTCAGATTCAGGGAATACCAACCAT tctCTCTGGCAGGGACATGATTGGCATTGCCTTCACCGGATCAGGGAAAACACTGGTTTTCACGTTGCCCATCATTATGTTTTGCCTGGAGCAGGAGAAACGGCTACCCTTCTGTAAGAGAGAGGGACCCTACGGCCTCATCATCTGTCCTTCT AGGGAGCTGGCGAGacagacacatggcatcattgAATACTACTGTAAACTCTTAGAGGATGAAGGGGCTCCTCAGTTGCGCTGTGCTCTGTGTATTGGGGGCATGTCTGTCAAAGAACAGATGGAGGTGGTAAAACA CGGGGTGCACATGATGGTGGCCACTCCAGGCAGACTGATGGACCTTCTGAACAAGAAGATGGTGAGTCTGGATATCTGCCGCTATCTGGCTCTGGACGAGGCTGATAGGATGATTGACATGGGTTTTGAGGAGGACATCAGGACCATCTTCTCTTATTTTAAG GGTCAGAGACAAACGCTGCTTTTCAGTGCCACTATGCCCAAGAAGATCCAGAATTTTGCCAAAAGTGCTTTAGTGAAACCCATCACCATTAATGTGGGCAGAGCTGGAGCTGCGAGCTTGGACGTCATCCAG GAAGTGGAATATGTCAAAGAGGAGGCCAAAATGGTTTATCTCTTGGAGTGTCTCCAGAAGACGCCACCGCCA GTATTAATATTTGCTGAGAAGAAAGCAGATGTAGATGCCATACACGAGTATCTTCTGCTGAAAGGTGTTGAGGCGGTGGCGATTCACGGAGGAAAAG ACCAGGAGGAGAGAACGAAAGCCATTGAGGCTTTCAAAGAGGAAAAGAAAGATGTTTTAGTGGCTACTGATGTTGCTTCGAAGGGTTTGGATTTTCCTGCTATCCAGCATGTTGTGAATTATGACATGCCAGAGGAGATTGAGAACTATG TCCACAGAATAGGCAGAACAGGTCGATCTGGAAAGACTGGAATTGCCACAACATTTATCAACAAAGGATGtg atgAGTCTGTACTAATGGATCTGAAAGCTTTGTTGGTTGAAGCCAAGCAGAAGGTTCCTCCTGTGCTGCAGGTTCTCCAAACAGGAGACGAGACGATGCTGGATATTGGAG GAGAGAGAGGCTGTACGTTTTGTGGTGGTTTGGGCCACAGGATCACAGACTGTCCCAAACTGGAGGCCATGCAGACGAAACAGGTCACCAACATCGGCCGCAAGGACTATCTGGCCAACAGCTCCATGGATTTTTAA